In Candidatus Nanopelagicales bacterium, the genomic window GCTGACCAGTGGGAGGCTTTGCGCAGTGTCATGGACACGTACAACCCAGACGCCCTGGTCGTGTTTGGACCTGACTTCGGCCATACCGACCCCCAGTGGGTCTTGCCTTACGGCGGCGTGATGACGGTCGACGGCCCACAACAACGCATACACGTGACGTACTGACCCGGTCGCGGCCGCGCGATGGACGCGATGGAATGGTGCGTCACGTCCTGATTACTTGGAATCGGAAGTCGCGTTGCCCTTGAGTTGGTAGCGACGTTCAGTCCGACGATCGCGGCGCGGCGTACATTGCGTTGATGGCGTCCGCGTACTGCTTCGCGACGACGCGACGACGGATCTTCAGCGTCGGGGTCAGTTCCCCGCCGTCCTGACTGAACGACTGCGCGAGCAACGTGTACCGCTTCACCTGCTCGTATCCGGCTAGCTCACGGGATGCATCAGCAATCCGCTGGTCGTATAAGGCGCGGATCCGCGGGTCGGCCACCAGTTCCTCCCGCGAACCGGAGGAAATGTCGTGTTCGCGGGCGTAGCGCTCGAGCACATCGAAGTCCGGCGCAATCAGCGCCGTCAGGTAACTGCGGCGGTCGCCGATGACCACGATTTGATCGATGTAGAGGTCCGCGCCGAGTTCCCCTTCAATGTGCTGGGGCGCGACATTCTTGCCCTGCGAGGTGATGATCAGATCTTTGATCCGGTCAGTCACCGTGAGGTAGCCGTCTTGGTCGATCGAACCCACGTCTCCGGTCCGTAGCCAGCCGTCCTCGAACGCCGCCGCGGTGTCCTCCGGGCGACCGAAGTAACCCTTCATCACATTCCCACCGCGGACCTGGATCTCGCCGTCATCAGCTATCCTCACCTCGCTGCCGTGCACTGGGAGGCCGACGGTCCCGAACCGGAACCCGCCGGAAGCGTTGCAGGTGAGCATCGCCGTGGTCTCGGTCAGTCCGTAGCCTTGGCAAATCAATATGCCCGCCGCGAAGAAGAACTCCTCGATCTCTGCGGACAGCGGAGCGCCACCTGCGGAGAAGACGTTCTTGGTACCGCCAATCACATCCCGAATCTTCGCGAGCACAAGTCGATCGGCAGCGGCGTGCTCGGCGGCGAGCAATGAATTCACGCGGCCCTTTTCCTTCTTCCGATGCTGGTACTGCCCGCCAACTCGTAGTGCCCACCGGAACATGCTCTTCTTGACGCTCGGTCCGCGGTCGACCTGGTCGAGCACCGTCGCGTGGATCTTCTCGAACAGGCGGGGGACACTGACCATCAGCGTGGGGCGCACTTCGGCCATTGCGGCCACCACGTTCTTCGGGTCGTCCAGGTAGCAGTTCCGCGCACCGCGGTAGAAGACGTAGAAGGACCAGCCACGCTCGTAGGCGTGGCTCAGCGGTAAGAAGCACAGACTCGTGTCGTCGGGGCCGACGTCGAACCGATCGTCGAGGGCGCGCATCTGGTGGAAGAAGTTGGCGTGGGTGAGCTCCACGCCCTTCGGCTCGCCGGTTGTCCCAGAGGTGTAGATGAGCGTTGCAACGTCCTCGGGTTCAGCCGCCAGCAGCCGTCCGGGAAGCGCGTCGAGACAGTCCGACTTGGAGCCTGCGCGCAGGAATGCGGAGAAGTGCACGGACCGATCGTCGGCCAGCGCGACGCTCTCGTCGAAGACGACGATTCGGTGCAGTTGGTCGGTCGCTGCGCGCGATTGCTGCAACTTGTCGTACTGCTCCTGGCCGCCGACGAAGATGACGGATACTCCCGCGTCGCTGATCAAATACTCGGCCTGCGCGGCGGTGCTCGTCGCGTAGAGCGGAACCGACACAGCCGCGGCGGTCAGGATTGCGAAGTCGGCAATCGACCAATCGGGCTGGTTGGCTGAGAAGATGCCGACTCGGTCACCCGACTCAACGCCAACCTCTACGAGGGCGGCAGCCACGGATCGGATGCGCAGACCGAACTCCGTGTAGCTGATCGAACTCCACACCGTGTCGTCGTGGGCGGTGGTTGCCTCGCGGAAGCGCAGCGCCGGTCGGGATCCGAATCTCTCCACGCTCTCGGCGATCATCGCGGCGAGATGGTTTGACGTCATTCGACTCCTCCCAACCAGCCGCAGGCCATGCCCGTGCGGTTTGGTCCTCCAGCTGCTCTTCGATCCTCCCACAACGTGTATGCAACGCCGGGAGGGATTCGGGGCCGGAGTAGTCGCACGGCGTGTGTGCAAGTTGTCCAGTTGAGGGCTCAGGACTTGAGTTGGGATCGATTTCACTCCAGGCTCGGACCATGAAAGATGCAGGTTCGACCAGGCTGTCTGTTGTGAGGGCGCTTAGATCGACGCTGTTCATTACGCTGCGGACCGACGTCGTTCAGCCAACCGCACGCTCCGCAACGCAGGCGGTGCACGACTACACCGGCATCGTGAAAGTTGAGTGGTCACCCGAACGCGGACAGGATGTCGATCTCACTGCGTTGTCCGCGATGACGAATCTCGATGTTGAGGGGTTTGTCCCTGAGGTCGACAGCTTGTTGCCCAAGACCCTCGTGATTCCAGTTGGACGGGGTGAATTCGTGACCGCTGACCTGCAGGCACCGGATTGCTGGGAGGAACTCGACAGCAGGGGGCACGACCTCGGACTCGTGGGAAGGGCACTGCTTGGTGAGGGGTTCGATCTGGCGGAGTTGCGAGCAGCGTTCGAGCTGGTGCATATGCGGGCCGTCATCGTCAACAGTATGGAAATCGACCCCGAATGGCGGGGCGCCAAGCTCGGTTTGCTCGCCACCGAGCTTGCGATCAGAGAGTTGGGCAAGGGCGCTGATGTGGCGGCACTATTCCCGATGAAGCTTGGTCTCGCCGACCTCGCGGAACGGGCAGCCGCGAATCGCGCGCTATCGGGATTTTGGGGGCATCTCGGGTTCGTCGAATTCAACGGAATCATGGTCCGCGACCTGACGCGCTGACACTCGGCCCTAGCGCCGAGGCGCCTCATACCGCCCTGTCCGGCGGGTGAGAATCACGTCCTGATTACTTGGAGTTTGAAGTTCGCATTGCCCTTGAGTTGGTAGCGACGTTCATGCACCGCCTGGTGATGTGCGAGGCAAAGTCCAACGAGGTTCTCTCTGTCGGTACGACCCCCGTTCGCCCAAAAGACGATGTGGTGGATGTCCTGGATGGGCGCTTCACAGTCTGGGAAGCGACAGTGGCGGTCTCGCAGGTCGATCGCCAACCGCAGCTGCGGACTGATGATGCGGGTGCGACGGCCGACGTCAAGCACTTGTGATTTGGAGTCCATCACCACCGGCAGAACAGCACAGTCGCAGGCGAGTCGGCGGG contains:
- a CDS encoding long-chain fatty acid--CoA ligase, which translates into the protein MTSNHLAAMIAESVERFGSRPALRFREATTAHDDTVWSSISYTEFGLRIRSVAAALVEVGVESGDRVGIFSANQPDWSIADFAILTAAAVSVPLYATSTAAQAEYLISDAGVSVIFVGGQEQYDKLQQSRAATDQLHRIVVFDESVALADDRSVHFSAFLRAGSKSDCLDALPGRLLAAEPEDVATLIYTSGTTGEPKGVELTHANFFHQMRALDDRFDVGPDDTSLCFLPLSHAYERGWSFYVFYRGARNCYLDDPKNVVAAMAEVRPTLMVSVPRLFEKIHATVLDQVDRGPSVKKSMFRWALRVGGQYQHRKKEKGRVNSLLAAEHAAADRLVLAKIRDVIGGTKNVFSAGGAPLSAEIEEFFFAAGILICQGYGLTETTAMLTCNASGGFRFGTVGLPVHGSEVRIADDGEIQVRGGNVMKGYFGRPEDTAAAFEDGWLRTGDVGSIDQDGYLTVTDRIKDLIITSQGKNVAPQHIEGELGADLYIDQIVVIGDRRSYLTALIAPDFDVLERYAREHDISSGSREELVADPRIRALYDQRIADASRELAGYEQVKRYTLLAQSFSQDGGELTPTLKIRRRVVAKQYADAINAMYAAPRSSD